Proteins from one Setaria italica strain Yugu1 chromosome V, Setaria_italica_v2.0, whole genome shotgun sequence genomic window:
- the LOC101763945 gene encoding katanin p60 ATPase-containing subunit A-like 2: MADDGEPSITRWTFEDFEVYYEVRLGIRREPAEGDGDDRDDGRPPLRGSDQLSGRPAVSRANGGADLAVFEQFERMERKVEMRNGAIEDGPPQKPLLPSFESAETRNLAETLLRDIIRGSPDVKWESIKGLENAKRLLKEAVVMPIKYPKYFTGLLSPWKGILLFGPPGTGKTMLAKAVATECKTTFFNISASSIVSKWRGDSEKLVKVLFELARHHAPSTIFLDEIDAIISQRGEARSEHEASRRLKTELLIQMDGLTKTDELVFVLAATNLPWELDAAMLRRLEKRILVPLPEPDARHAMFEELLPSTTGTMEIPYDVLVEKTEGYSGSDIRLVCKEAAMQPLRRLMTVLERNQEVPEDELPEVGPVTTEDIELALRNTRPSAHLHAHRYEKFNQDYGSHVHG; the protein is encoded by the exons atggccgacgacggcgagcctTCCATCACGCGCTGGACCTTCGAG GACTTCGAGGTCTACTACGAGGTGCGCCTCGGCATCCGCCGCGAGCCCGCGGAGGGCGACGGTGACGACCGCGACGATGGCCGCCCCCCGCTGCGCGGATCCGACCAACTGTCCGGCCGACCCGCCGTGTCACGCGCCAACGGGGGCGCGGACCTCGCTGTCTTCGAGCAGTTCGAGCGGATG GAGAGGAAGGTGGAGATGCGCAATGGGGCTATAGAGGACGGGCCGCC GCAGAAACCTCTGCTTCCTTCATTTGAATCCGCAGAAACGCGCAACTTAGCCGAGACATTGTTGAG GGATATAATTCGTGGGAGCCCAGATGTCAAATGGGAAAGCATAAAAGGTCTGGAGAATGCAAAGCGGCTTCTCAAAGAAGCAGTTGTCATGCCCATCAAATATCCCAA GTACTTCACAGGCCTATTATCACCTTGGAAAGGTATACTACTATTTGGTCCACCTGGGACAGGAAAG ACGATGCTAGCAAAAGCTGTGGCTACTGAATGCAAAACTACCTTTTTCAATATTTCTGCCTCATCAATTGTGAGCAAGTGGCGTG GTGACTCGGAGAAACTAGTGAAAGTCTTATTTGAGCTTGCAAGGCATCATGCACCATCTACCATTTTCCTTGATGAGATTGATGCTATAATTAGTCAACGTGGTGAAGCTCGTAGTGAACATGAAGCTAGCCGACGATTGAAAACTGAGCTGTTAATACAG ATGGACGGGTTGACTAAGACAgatgagcttgtttttgttCTAGCGGCCACAAATTTACCATGGGAGCTGGATGCAGCAATGCTGCGTCGGCTGGAGAAGCGT ATTCTTGTACCATTGCCAGAGCCAGATGCTAGACATGCTATGTTTGAAGAGCTCCTGCCATCTACTACTGGCACAATGGAGATTCCCTACGATGTTCTTGTGGAGAAAACTGAAGGATATTCTGGCTCTGATATTCGCCTTGTATGCAAGGAGGCAGCAATGCAGCCCCTAAGACGGTTAATGACAGTTCTCGAACGCAATCAAGAGGTTCCTGAAGATG AGTTGCCTGAAGTTGGTCCAGTAACGACAGAAGATATTGAACTTGCTTTGAGGAATACAAGGCCGTCTGCTCATCTTCATGCACATAGATATGAGAAGTTCAACCAAGATTATGGCAGTCATGTCCATGGCTGA